In Bradyrhizobium sp. 1(2017), one DNA window encodes the following:
- a CDS encoding NfeD family protein, translating into MTDMFVSLGTWNWPIFGFVLMALEVLAPGIFLFWLGLAALLVGLISFTVAVSWQLQLVMFAVFAAAAVPVWRRLARPKPDASASPFLNKRTEALLGREFTLEKPIIDGSGTVRIGDTVWRVAGPDTPAGTRVKVVQVDGANLTVAAA; encoded by the coding sequence ATGACCGACATGTTCGTATCCTTGGGCACCTGGAACTGGCCGATCTTCGGCTTCGTCCTGATGGCGCTGGAGGTGCTGGCGCCGGGCATCTTCCTGTTCTGGCTCGGGTTGGCTGCGCTGCTGGTCGGCCTGATCTCGTTCACCGTTGCCGTGTCCTGGCAGCTCCAGCTCGTGATGTTCGCGGTCTTCGCCGCCGCTGCGGTGCCGGTGTGGCGCCGCCTCGCCCGGCCCAAGCCGGACGCCAGCGCCAGCCCCTTCCTCAACAAGCGCACCGAGGCCTTGCTCGGGCGCGAGTTCACGCTGGAGAAGCCGATCATCGACGGCTCAGGCACCGTCCGCATCGGCGACACGGTCTGGCGCGTGGCCGGTCCGGACACGCCGGCGGGGACGCGCGTGAAGGTGGTGCAGGTGGACGGTGCGAACCTGACTGTGGCTGCGGCTTAG
- a CDS encoding KpsF/GutQ family sugar-phosphate isomerase — MPSSKPLMTASSGSIPDSVESALRTLETESGGINALAAALRGPLGATFAKAVDLIRNAKGRVIVTGLGKSGHMGRKIAATLASTGTPAFFVHTAEAGHGDLGMITTDDVIMALSWSGEQPEMKNLVNYSARFAIPMIAVTSSAASSLGQAADIVLELPKAREACPHNLAPTTSTLMQAAIGDAIAIALLEGRGFTALEFAHFHPGGKLGAMLKFVRDYMRTGEEIPVKPLGTKMSDAVVEMSAKGLGCVCIIDDAGAIAGIITDGDLRRHMRPDLLTASVDDIMTRQPKTVPPSMLATEMIEVLNTRKITTLVVTEAGKVVGIVHLHDLLRAGVA, encoded by the coding sequence ATGCCGAGTTCGAAACCGCTGATGACCGCATCATCCGGCTCCATCCCTGACAGCGTCGAATCCGCGCTCCGCACGCTGGAGACGGAGAGCGGCGGCATCAACGCGCTCGCCGCCGCCCTGCGCGGCCCGCTGGGCGCGACATTTGCGAAAGCCGTGGACCTGATCCGCAACGCCAAGGGCCGCGTCATCGTCACCGGGCTCGGCAAGTCCGGTCACATGGGCCGCAAGATCGCGGCGACGCTGGCCTCGACCGGCACCCCCGCTTTCTTCGTGCACACGGCCGAAGCCGGCCATGGCGACCTCGGCATGATCACGACCGACGACGTCATCATGGCGCTGTCCTGGTCCGGCGAGCAGCCGGAGATGAAGAACCTCGTGAACTATTCGGCGCGCTTTGCGATTCCCATGATTGCAGTGACCTCGAGCGCCGCGTCCTCGCTGGGACAAGCCGCCGACATCGTGCTCGAGCTGCCGAAGGCGCGCGAGGCCTGCCCGCACAACCTGGCGCCGACCACCTCGACGCTGATGCAGGCTGCGATCGGCGATGCCATCGCGATCGCGCTGCTCGAAGGCCGCGGCTTCACCGCGCTGGAGTTCGCGCACTTCCACCCCGGCGGCAAGCTGGGCGCGATGCTGAAATTCGTCCGAGACTACATGCGCACGGGCGAGGAAATCCCGGTCAAGCCGCTCGGTACCAAGATGTCGGACGCCGTGGTCGAGATGTCGGCCAAGGGGCTCGGCTGCGTCTGCATCATCGATGATGCCGGCGCCATCGCGGGCATCATCACCGACGGCGACCTGCGCCGCCACATGCGGCCGGACCTGTTGACGGCGTCGGTCGACGACATCATGACCCGGCAGCCCAAGACGGTGCCGCCCTCGATGCTCGCGACCGAGATGATCGAGGTGCTGAACACGCGCAAGATCACCACGCTGGTCGTGACCGAAGCCGGCAAGGTGGTCGGCATCGTGCATCTGCACGATCTGTTGCGGGCGGGCGTGGCGTAG
- a CDS encoding outer membrane beta-barrel protein, translating into MGSSPGRGRSQRAHFLRAALPCLVLTVLESAPVGAQSLTPDLFNPNRGGFASPETLPTRRTAGVPQAPSDALPTLPDPSDLRRRQQAPASSRPGQTATAPVPTYGLPAANGASGSGYDSLNRKRQQPKLYPGQPKPKRPVGPGSKAPPETPERTLTPPRIAPPPSETAHKVPVPPAMAGNVPGQPLRRRLKLDEDPFGAVGDYAGSFLIKGGLELSAGYDTNPTRLNKPVGSPAYVVAPDLLVVSDWERHALVADLRGSFSGYTNNMPATIDGFASPSPVEANRPDFTGHVDGRLDVSRDFKLLSQLRLRLATDNPGSPNVQAGLQKYPVYATYGTTVGFDQTFNRFQVAAGATVDRTAYTDSKLTDGSTFANTDRDFNQYGGVGRFSYDLKPGLKPFVEIQGDTRVHDQAADRNGFFRDSNGGYAKVGSSFEFSRILTGEISVGYSARNYTDPRLSQLAGFLTTGSLIWNASGLTTVKLFTDTQINETTIPGSSGVLVRTYAAEVDHDFRRWLTAVGKFTYGTYDYQNQNRNDKTYSLEGNLIYKLNRNVWIKGTLRHDILDSNVASASSQGTVMLLGVRLQN; encoded by the coding sequence GTGGGGTCGTCTCCAGGCAGGGGCCGGAGCCAGCGCGCGCATTTCCTGCGCGCCGCTTTGCCGTGCCTCGTGCTGACGGTCCTCGAGAGCGCGCCGGTGGGCGCCCAGAGCCTCACGCCAGACCTGTTCAATCCCAACCGCGGCGGCTTCGCCTCGCCCGAGACGCTGCCGACGCGCCGCACCGCCGGCGTGCCGCAGGCGCCGTCGGATGCACTGCCGACGCTGCCCGATCCCAGCGATCTGCGCCGACGGCAGCAGGCCCCGGCAAGCTCGCGCCCCGGCCAAACCGCAACCGCTCCGGTGCCGACCTATGGCCTGCCCGCCGCCAATGGCGCGAGCGGCTCCGGCTACGACTCGCTCAACCGCAAGCGGCAGCAGCCCAAGCTCTATCCCGGTCAGCCCAAGCCGAAGCGCCCGGTTGGCCCCGGCTCGAAGGCGCCGCCGGAAACGCCGGAGCGCACGCTCACGCCGCCGCGCATCGCACCGCCGCCGTCCGAAACCGCGCACAAGGTGCCGGTGCCGCCGGCCATGGCAGGCAACGTGCCCGGCCAGCCGCTGCGTCGCCGCCTCAAGCTGGATGAGGATCCGTTCGGCGCGGTCGGCGACTACGCCGGCAGTTTCCTGATCAAGGGCGGGCTCGAGCTTTCCGCGGGCTACGACACCAACCCGACGCGCCTCAACAAGCCCGTGGGGTCGCCCGCCTATGTGGTCGCACCCGATCTCCTCGTGGTGTCTGATTGGGAGCGCCATGCGCTGGTCGCCGATCTGCGCGGCTCGTTCTCGGGCTACACCAACAACATGCCGGCGACGATCGACGGCTTCGCCTCGCCGTCGCCGGTCGAGGCCAATCGTCCCGATTTCACCGGCCATGTCGATGGCCGGCTCGACGTCAGCCGCGATTTCAAGCTGCTCTCGCAGCTGCGCCTGCGGCTCGCCACCGACAATCCCGGCAGCCCGAACGTGCAGGCCGGCCTGCAAAAATATCCGGTCTATGCCACCTACGGGACGACCGTCGGCTTCGACCAGACCTTCAACCGTTTCCAGGTCGCGGCCGGCGCCACCGTCGATCGCACCGCCTACACCGATTCAAAGCTCACCGACGGCTCGACCTTCGCCAACACCGACCGCGACTTCAATCAATATGGCGGCGTCGGACGGTTTTCCTACGACCTGAAACCGGGCCTCAAGCCCTTCGTCGAGATCCAGGGCGACACCCGCGTGCACGACCAGGCCGCCGATCGCAACGGCTTCTTCCGCGATTCCAACGGGGGCTACGCCAAGGTCGGCTCGTCCTTCGAGTTCTCGCGCATCCTCACCGGCGAGATCTCGGTCGGCTATTCCGCGCGCAACTATACCGACCCGCGTCTCAGCCAGCTCGCGGGCTTCCTCACCACGGGCTCGCTGATCTGGAATGCGAGCGGCCTCACCACGGTGAAACTCTTCACCGACACGCAGATCAACGAGACCACGATTCCCGGCTCCTCCGGCGTGCTGGTGCGCACCTACGCCGCCGAAGTCGACCACGACTTCCGCCGCTGGCTCACCGCCGTCGGCAAGTTCACCTACGGCACGTACGACTACCAGAACCAGAACCGCAACGACAAAACCTACTCGCTCGAAGGCAATCTGATCTACAAGCTCAACCGCAACGTCTGGATCAAGGGCACGCTTCGCCACGATATCCTGGATTCGAATGTGGCGTCGGCGAGCTCGCAGGGGACGGTGATGCTGCTGGGGGTGAGGCTGCAGAATTAG
- a CDS encoding glutamate synthase subunit beta, whose product MGKITGFLEIERHDRKYTPVAERVKHYNEFVVPLSEKEVRDQAARCMNCGIPYCHGTGSVAPGTPGCPVNNQIPDWNDLVYQGNWEEASRNLHSTNNFPEFTGRICPAPCEASCTLNIDDNPVTIKTIECAIVDRAWDNGWLKPEVAAEKTGKKVAVIGSGPAGMACAQQLARAGHDVHLFEKYAKAGGLLRYGIPDFKMEKGVIDRRVKQMEGEGVTFHYNSHVGADGNVDPREMLNEYDAVALTGGAEAPRDLPIPGRELAGIHYAMDFLPQQNRRVSEEPLGGVQEILAGGKHVVVIGGGDTGSDCIGTSLRQGALSVTQLEIMPAPPERENKGLTWPNWPLKMRTSSSQAEGAVREFAVLTQKFSGENGKVKKLHCVRVDDKFKPIAGTEFDLDAELILLAMGFVHPVHEGLLKLLSVELDPRGNVKANTLDYQTSRPNVFTAGDMRRGQSLVVWAIREGRLCARSIDTFLMGKTDLPR is encoded by the coding sequence ATGGGCAAGATCACGGGTTTTCTCGAAATCGAACGGCACGACCGCAAGTACACCCCGGTCGCCGAGCGCGTGAAGCATTACAACGAGTTCGTCGTTCCCCTCTCCGAGAAAGAGGTGCGCGACCAGGCCGCGCGCTGCATGAATTGCGGCATCCCCTATTGCCATGGCACCGGCTCGGTCGCGCCCGGCACGCCCGGCTGCCCGGTCAACAACCAGATCCCCGACTGGAACGACCTCGTCTATCAGGGCAATTGGGAAGAAGCCTCGCGCAACCTGCACTCGACCAACAATTTCCCGGAGTTCACGGGGCGCATCTGCCCGGCGCCGTGCGAAGCGTCCTGCACGCTCAACATCGACGACAACCCCGTCACCATCAAGACCATCGAATGCGCGATCGTCGACCGCGCCTGGGACAATGGCTGGCTGAAGCCGGAAGTCGCCGCCGAGAAGACCGGCAAGAAAGTCGCCGTGATCGGCTCGGGCCCGGCCGGCATGGCCTGCGCACAGCAATTGGCGCGCGCCGGCCACGACGTGCATCTGTTCGAGAAGTACGCCAAGGCCGGCGGTCTGCTGCGCTACGGCATCCCCGACTTCAAGATGGAGAAGGGCGTCATCGACCGCCGCGTCAAGCAGATGGAAGGCGAAGGCGTCACCTTCCACTACAACAGCCATGTCGGCGCTGACGGCAATGTCGATCCGCGCGAGATGCTCAACGAGTATGACGCGGTGGCGCTGACCGGCGGTGCGGAAGCCCCGCGCGACCTGCCGATCCCCGGCCGCGAACTCGCGGGCATCCACTACGCCATGGATTTCCTGCCGCAGCAGAACCGCCGCGTCTCCGAGGAGCCGCTCGGCGGTGTCCAGGAGATCCTGGCCGGCGGCAAGCATGTCGTCGTCATCGGCGGCGGCGATACCGGATCTGACTGCATCGGCACCTCGCTGCGCCAGGGTGCGCTCTCGGTGACCCAGCTCGAGATCATGCCCGCCCCGCCCGAGCGCGAGAACAAGGGCCTGACCTGGCCGAACTGGCCGCTGAAGATGCGGACGTCCTCCAGCCAGGCCGAAGGCGCGGTGCGCGAATTCGCCGTGCTGACGCAGAAGTTCTCGGGCGAGAACGGTAAGGTCAAGAAGCTGCACTGCGTCCGCGTCGACGACAAGTTCAAGCCGATTGCCGGCACCGAGTTCGATCTCGACGCCGAGCTGATCCTGCTCGCGATGGGCTTCGTCCACCCCGTGCACGAGGGCCTGCTCAAGCTGCTCTCGGTCGAGCTCGACCCACGCGGCAACGTCAAGGCCAACACGCTGGACTACCAGACCTCGCGCCCGAACGTGTTCACCGCCGGCGACATGCGCCGCGGCCAGTCGCTGGTGGTGTGGGCGATCCGCGAGGGCCGGCTGTGCGCGCGGTCGATCGACACGTTTTTGATGGGGAAGACGGACCTGCCGCGCTGA
- a CDS encoding winged helix-turn-helix transcriptional regulator, which translates to MAKRAASGERGVRGSRTGRPIMALLDLLGRRWSLRILWELRDEPLTSRALRTACDEASPTVLQARLTELREAGFVELGEAGGYGLTPQGRELCETFMPLHRFAERWRSKSGA; encoded by the coding sequence ATGGCGAAACGGGCAGCATCAGGAGAACGCGGCGTGCGCGGCTCGCGCACGGGACGGCCCATCATGGCGTTGCTCGACCTGCTCGGCCGGCGCTGGAGCCTGCGGATATTGTGGGAGCTGCGGGATGAGCCCCTCACCTCGCGCGCACTGCGCACGGCGTGCGACGAGGCTTCGCCGACAGTGCTGCAGGCGCGGCTGACGGAGCTGCGCGAAGCGGGGTTCGTGGAGCTGGGCGAGGCTGGCGGCTACGGGCTGACGCCGCAGGGCCGGGAATTGTGCGAGACGTTCATGCCGCTGCACAGGTTTGCGGAGCGGTGGCGCAGCAAGAGCGGTGCCTGA
- the gltB gene encoding glutamate synthase large subunit, with protein MNGSQFERANIVAEELSATVASKTTDPIQEHNSRPKAEGLYDPALEKDSCGVGFIANIKGKKSHEIISDALSILCNLEHRGAVGADPRAGDGAGILVQIPHAFFSRKAAELGFKLPAPGEYAIGALFMPRDTAWRNVIKSIIADQIKEEGLTLLGWRDVPTDNSSLGVTVKPTEPACMQVFIGRNGTAKSEDDFERHLYILRKSISQAIYQRRDRGLAGYYPCSLSCRTVIYKGMFLADQLGKYYPDLHEQDFESALALVHQRFSTNTFPAWSLAHPYRMIAHNGEINTLRGNVNWMAARQASVSSELYGKDINRLWPISYEGQSDTACFDNALEFLVQGGYSLPHAVMMMIPEAWAGNPLMDEKRRAFYEYHAALMEPWDGPAAIAFTDGRQIGATLDRNGLRPARYLVTKDDRIVMASEMGVLTIPEDQIITKWRLQPGKMLLVDLEQGRLIPDDEIKAELAKSHPYKEWLERTQIVLEELPKVPTTGVRSNLSLLDRQQAFGYSQEDISILMTPMASTGEEAAGSMGNDTPISALSDKAKPLFTYFKQNFAQVTNPPIDPIREELVMSLVSIIGPRPNLFDLQGMATTKRLEVRQPILTDADLEKIRSISEVAESHFKSRTLDTTFHAGLGAAGMDQVLDELCARAESAVREGVNIIILSDRMVGTDRVPIPALLACAAVHHHLIRVGLRTSVGLVVESGEPREVHHFACLAGYGAEAINPYLAFETIIAMKDRLPGSLDDYEIVKRYIKSIGKGLLKVMSKMGISTYQSYCGAQIFDAVGLKADFVAKFFAGTHTRVEGVGLGEIAEEAVRRHADAFGEAQVYKSALDVGGEYAYRSRGEDHAWTAESVGLLQHAARGNSQERYRAFAKILNEQSERLLTLRGLFRIKNADEEKRKPVPLDQVEPAKDIVKRFATGAMSFGSISREAHTTLAIAMNRIGGKSNTGEGGEEADRFKPMPNGDSMRSAIKQVASGRFGVTTEYLVNSDMMQIKMAQGAKPGEGGQLPGHKVDATIAKVRHSTPGVGLISPPPHHDIYSIEDLAQLIYDLKNVNPTGDVSVKLVSEIGVGTVAAGVAKARADHVTIAGFEGGTGASPLTSIKHAGSPWEIGLAETHQTLVRERLRSRIVVQVDGGFRTGRDVVIGALLGADEFGFATAPLIAAGCIMMRKCHLNTCPVGVATQDPVLRKRFTGQPEHVINYFFFVAEEVREIMASLGFRTFNEMVGQVQLLDQTRLVAHWKAKGLDFSKLFVKQKEEKGQKIYHSERQNHHLEAVLDRTLIEKATPALDRGAPVKIEAAINSTNRSAGAMLSGAVAKIYGHAGLPHDTIHVSLKGTAGQAFGAWLAHGVTFELEGEGNDYVGKGLSGGKIIVKPPRNGGIVPEESIIVGNTVMYGAIEGECYFRGIAGERFAVRNSGAVAVVEGAGDHCCEYMTGGIVVVLGKTGRNFAAGMSGGIAYVLDETGDFDKLCNLSMVELEPVLSEELINAGTYNHSGDLEAHGRVDVFKNLLDSDVERLHVLISRHAKATGSKRAADILANWKEWLPKFRKVMPVEYRRALREMAANADAEPKIAIGA; from the coding sequence ATGAACGGGTCGCAATTCGAGCGCGCAAACATCGTGGCAGAAGAGCTGTCGGCGACGGTCGCCTCGAAAACGACTGATCCGATTCAGGAGCACAATTCGCGCCCCAAAGCCGAAGGCCTTTACGATCCCGCGCTCGAGAAGGATTCCTGCGGCGTCGGCTTCATCGCCAACATCAAGGGCAAGAAGTCGCACGAGATCATCTCGGACGCGCTAAGTATCCTGTGCAATCTCGAGCATCGCGGCGCGGTCGGCGCCGACCCGCGCGCCGGCGATGGTGCCGGCATTCTGGTGCAGATCCCGCACGCCTTCTTCAGTCGCAAGGCGGCCGAGCTCGGCTTCAAGCTGCCGGCGCCCGGCGAATACGCCATCGGCGCCTTGTTCATGCCGCGCGACACCGCCTGGCGCAACGTCATCAAGAGCATCATCGCCGACCAGATCAAGGAAGAGGGCCTGACCCTGCTCGGCTGGCGCGACGTGCCGACCGACAATTCCTCGCTCGGCGTCACCGTGAAGCCGACCGAGCCCGCCTGCATGCAGGTGTTCATCGGCCGCAACGGCACCGCCAAGTCCGAGGACGATTTCGAGCGCCACCTCTACATCCTGCGCAAGTCGATCTCGCAGGCGATCTACCAGCGCCGCGACCGCGGCCTTGCAGGCTATTATCCCTGCTCGCTGTCGTGCCGCACCGTGATCTACAAGGGCATGTTCCTCGCCGACCAGCTCGGCAAGTACTATCCCGATCTGCACGAGCAGGATTTCGAGAGCGCGCTCGCGCTGGTTCACCAGCGCTTCTCGACCAACACCTTCCCGGCGTGGTCGCTGGCGCATCCCTACCGCATGATCGCGCATAACGGCGAGATCAACACGCTGCGCGGCAACGTCAACTGGATGGCAGCGCGGCAGGCCTCGGTCAGCTCCGAGCTCTACGGCAAGGACATCAACCGGCTCTGGCCGATCTCCTACGAAGGCCAGTCGGACACCGCCTGCTTCGACAACGCGCTCGAATTCCTGGTGCAGGGCGGCTACTCGCTGCCGCACGCCGTCATGATGATGATTCCGGAGGCGTGGGCCGGCAATCCCCTGATGGACGAGAAGCGCCGCGCCTTCTACGAGTATCATGCCGCGCTGATGGAGCCGTGGGACGGCCCCGCCGCGATCGCCTTCACCGACGGCCGCCAGATCGGCGCCACGCTGGACCGCAACGGCCTGCGGCCCGCGCGCTATCTCGTGACCAAGGACGACCGCATCGTGATGGCGTCCGAGATGGGCGTGCTGACGATCCCCGAGGACCAGATCATCACCAAGTGGCGCTTGCAGCCCGGCAAGATGCTGCTGGTCGATCTCGAGCAGGGCCGCCTGATTCCCGACGACGAAATCAAGGCCGAGCTCGCCAAGAGCCATCCCTACAAGGAGTGGCTGGAGCGGACCCAGATCGTGCTGGAAGAGCTGCCGAAGGTGCCGACGACAGGCGTGCGCTCGAACCTGTCGCTGCTCGATCGCCAGCAGGCGTTCGGCTACAGCCAGGAAGACATCTCGATCCTGATGACGCCGATGGCGTCCACCGGCGAGGAAGCCGCGGGATCGATGGGCAACGACACGCCGATCTCGGCGCTGTCGGACAAGGCCAAGCCGCTGTTCACCTACTTCAAGCAGAACTTCGCGCAGGTCACCAACCCGCCGATCGACCCGATCCGCGAGGAGCTGGTGATGAGCCTCGTCTCGATCATCGGGCCGCGGCCGAACCTGTTCGATCTGCAGGGCATGGCCACGACCAAGCGCCTCGAAGTGCGCCAGCCGATCCTGACCGATGCGGATCTGGAAAAGATCCGCTCGATCTCGGAAGTCGCGGAGTCCCACTTCAAGTCGCGCACGCTGGACACCACCTTCCACGCCGGTCTCGGCGCGGCCGGCATGGACCAGGTGCTGGACGAGCTCTGCGCGCGCGCCGAGAGCGCGGTGCGCGAGGGCGTCAACATCATCATCCTGTCCGATCGCATGGTCGGCACCGACCGCGTGCCGATCCCGGCACTCCTCGCCTGCGCCGCCGTGCATCATCATTTGATCCGCGTCGGACTGCGCACCTCGGTCGGCCTCGTCGTCGAATCCGGCGAGCCGCGCGAAGTGCATCACTTCGCCTGCCTTGCCGGCTACGGCGCGGAGGCGATCAATCCCTATCTCGCGTTCGAGACCATCATCGCGATGAAGGACCGCCTGCCCGGCTCGCTCGACGACTACGAAATCGTCAAGCGCTACATCAAGTCGATCGGCAAGGGCCTGCTCAAGGTGATGTCCAAGATGGGCATCTCGACCTACCAGTCCTATTGCGGCGCGCAGATCTTCGACGCGGTCGGCCTCAAGGCGGACTTCGTCGCAAAATTCTTCGCCGGCACGCACACCCGTGTCGAGGGCGTCGGCCTTGGCGAGATCGCCGAGGAAGCCGTGCGCCGCCATGCCGACGCCTTCGGCGAGGCTCAGGTCTACAAGAGCGCGCTCGACGTCGGCGGCGAATATGCCTATCGCAGCCGCGGCGAGGACCACGCCTGGACCGCCGAGTCGGTCGGGCTGCTCCAGCATGCCGCGCGCGGCAATTCGCAGGAGCGCTATCGCGCCTTTGCCAAGATCCTCAACGAACAGTCGGAGCGCCTGCTGACGCTGCGCGGGTTGTTCCGGATCAAGAACGCGGACGAAGAGAAGCGCAAGCCCGTGCCGCTCGACCAGGTCGAGCCGGCCAAGGACATCGTCAAGCGCTTCGCCACCGGCGCGATGAGCTTCGGCTCGATCTCGCGCGAGGCGCACACCACGCTCGCGATCGCCATGAACCGGATCGGCGGCAAGTCGAACACCGGCGAAGGCGGCGAGGAAGCCGACCGCTTCAAGCCGATGCCGAACGGCGATTCCATGCGTTCGGCGATCAAGCAGGTCGCCTCGGGCCGCTTCGGCGTCACCACGGAGTATCTCGTCAACTCCGACATGATGCAGATCAAGATGGCCCAGGGCGCCAAGCCCGGCGAAGGCGGCCAGTTGCCCGGCCACAAGGTCGATGCGACCATCGCGAAGGTCCGGCACTCGACGCCGGGCGTCGGCCTGATCTCGCCGCCGCCGCATCACGACATCTACTCGATCGAGGATCTGGCGCAGCTCATCTACGATCTCAAGAACGTCAACCCGACCGGTGACGTCTCGGTCAAGCTCGTCTCCGAGATCGGCGTCGGCACGGTCGCCGCGGGCGTCGCCAAGGCGCGCGCCGACCATGTCACCATCGCGGGCTTCGAGGGCGGCACCGGTGCTTCGCCCCTGACCTCGATCAAGCATGCCGGCTCGCCGTGGGAGATCGGCCTCGCCGAAACCCATCAGACGCTGGTGCGCGAGCGGCTGCGCAGCCGCATCGTGGTCCAGGTCGACGGCGGCTTCCGCACCGGACGTGACGTCGTGATCGGCGCGCTGCTGGGCGCCGACGAGTTCGGCTTCGCCACCGCGCCGCTGATCGCGGCCGGCTGCATCATGATGCGCAAGTGCCACCTCAACACCTGCCCGGTCGGCGTCGCCACCCAGGACCCCGTCCTGCGCAAGCGCTTCACCGGCCAACCCGAGCACGTCATCAACTACTTCTTCTTCGTTGCCGAGGAAGTCCGCGAGATCATGGCGAGCCTCGGCTTCCGCACCTTCAACGAGATGGTCGGCCAGGTTCAGCTGCTCGACCAGACCAGGCTGGTCGCGCACTGGAAGGCCAAGGGCCTCGACTTCTCCAAGCTGTTCGTCAAGCAGAAGGAAGAGAAGGGCCAGAAGATCTATCACTCCGAGCGCCAGAACCATCATCTGGAGGCGGTGCTCGACCGCACGCTGATCGAGAAGGCGACCCCTGCCCTCGACCGCGGCGCGCCGGTGAAGATCGAGGCCGCGATCAACAGCACCAACCGCTCCGCGGGTGCGATGCTGTCGGGCGCGGTCGCCAAGATCTACGGCCATGCCGGCCTGCCGCACGACACCATCCATGTCAGCCTCAAGGGCACCGCCGGCCAGGCGTTCGGTGCCTGGCTCGCCCATGGCGTCACCTTCGAGCTCGAGGGTGAAGGCAACGACTATGTCGGCAAGGGCCTCTCGGGCGGCAAGATCATCGTCAAGCCGCCGCGTAACGGCGGGATCGTGCCGGAAGAGAGCATCATCGTCGGCAACACCGTGATGTACGGCGCGATCGAGGGCGAGTGCTACTTCCGCGGCATCGCCGGCGAACGCTTCGCCGTGCGCAATTCCGGCGCCGTGGCGGTGGTCGAGGGCGCGGGCGATCATTGCTGCGAGTACATGACCGGCGGCATCGTGGTCGTGCTCGGCAAGACCGGGCGCAACTTCGCGGCCGGCATGTCCGGCGGCATCGCCTATGTGCTCGACGAGACCGGCGACTTCGACAAGCTCTGCAACCTCAGCATGGTCGAGCTCGAGCCAGTGCTGTCGGAAGAGCTGATCAACGCCGGCACCTACAACCACTCCGGTGACCTCGAGGCACATGGCCGGGTCGACGTGTTCAAGAACCTGCTCGATTCCGACGTCGAGCGTCTGCACGTCCTGATCTCGCGCCATGCGAAAGCGACCGGCTCCAAGCGCGCCGCCGACATCCTTGCCAATTGGAAGGAATGGCTGCCCAAATTCCGCAAGGTGATGCCGGTCGAGTACCGGCGCGCGCTGCGCGAAATGGCCGCCAACGCGGACGCCGAGCCGAAAATCGCGATCGGGGCGTAG
- a CDS encoding carboxymuconolactone decarboxylase family protein, with protein MSQLVPRIAPLTPPYPPEIQQQFDRIMRGAPPLVLFRVMAGHGRAWDKFRAGGLLDPGPLSLRQREIVIDRTCALNRCEYEWGVHVAIFAGPAKLTEDDVRATVLGDAASACWSPAERALVAAVDALHHRATLDDEEFAALSAHYDEAQILEIMLLCGFYRTVSYLANGLRLPLEENAARFPQA; from the coding sequence ATGTCCCAGCTCGTGCCCCGCATCGCGCCGCTCACCCCGCCTTATCCCCCGGAGATCCAACAGCAGTTCGATCGCATCATGCGCGGAGCGCCGCCGCTGGTGTTGTTCCGGGTGATGGCGGGCCACGGTCGCGCCTGGGACAAGTTTCGCGCCGGCGGGCTTCTTGATCCGGGCCCGCTCTCGCTGCGCCAGCGCGAGATCGTCATCGACCGTACCTGCGCACTGAACAGGTGCGAGTATGAATGGGGTGTGCATGTCGCGATCTTTGCCGGGCCGGCAAAGCTCACCGAGGATGACGTGCGCGCGACGGTGCTGGGCGATGCGGCGTCGGCGTGCTGGTCGCCGGCCGAGCGGGCGCTCGTCGCAGCCGTGGACGCATTGCATCACCGCGCGACGCTCGATGATGAGGAATTCGCCGCGCTGTCGGCGCATTACGACGAGGCGCAGATTTTGGAGATCATGCTGCTCTGCGGCTTCTATCGCACCGTGTCGTATCTGGCGAACGGGCTGAGATTGCCGCTGGAGGAGAACGCGGCGCGGTTTCCGCAGGCCTAA